A single region of the Biomaibacter acetigenes genome encodes:
- the radC gene encoding RadC family protein, with amino-acid sequence MTKSFTIKDLPKEERPRERLERYGAQVLSDAELLALLIRTGTPTESALVLAQRILKGDGAKSGLAFVADSSIEELSKIKGIGLAKSVQIKAAVELGRRISSYTGQNPTVINTPVDVKNLLMEEMRFLEKEHFKVILLNIKNHVISVEDVSVGSLNSSIVHPREVFKPAIRRSSASMILVHNHPSGDPAPSREDVEITRRLIEAGKILGIEVVDHVIIGNGVYISLREKGII; translated from the coding sequence TTGACAAAAAGTTTTACCATAAAGGATTTACCAAAAGAAGAACGCCCCAGGGAGCGCCTGGAACGATACGGAGCACAGGTATTAAGCGATGCAGAGCTTCTGGCTCTCCTGATCAGGACAGGCACTCCTACCGAGTCCGCCCTGGTTCTGGCTCAAAGGATTTTAAAGGGAGATGGTGCAAAATCCGGTCTGGCCTTTGTTGCCGACAGTAGCATAGAAGAGCTTTCCAAAATTAAAGGCATAGGCCTGGCAAAATCCGTACAAATAAAGGCCGCAGTTGAACTTGGACGCAGGATTTCTTCATATACCGGACAAAATCCGACAGTTATAAACACACCTGTTGATGTAAAAAATTTACTTATGGAGGAAATGAGGTTTTTAGAAAAAGAACATTTCAAGGTTATATTGTTAAACATAAAAAATCATGTGATTTCCGTTGAGGACGTATCCGTAGGAAGTCTTAACTCCTCTATCGTACACCCTCGGGAAGTCTTTAAACCGGCTATCAGGAGAAGCAGCGCTTCCATGATACTGGTTCACAACCACCCGAGCGGAGATCCCGCCCCAAGCCGTGAAGATGTAGAAATCACCAGAAGGTTGATTGAGGCTGGGAAGATACTGGGCATAGAGGTTGTTGACCATGTAATAATAGGTAATGGCGTATATATAAGTCTTAGGGAAAAAGGAATAATATAA
- a CDS encoding Maf family protein has protein sequence MSKKIILASASPRRKHLLLQLGLDFTVDPSGSEESIHLHLPPNLIAVTLAENKAKDVARRHKDGLILGADTIVVIDGLILGKPRDKEQAMEMLSRLSGRWHSVYTGIALIDAKTGGQIKDYEESKVKFKNLSQREIENYINTGEPLDKAGAYGIQGKGSLLVEKIEGCYYNIVGLPLFKLNTLLAEFGIEIL, from the coding sequence GTGTCAAAAAAAATAATTCTTGCATCGGCTTCACCAAGGCGAAAACATCTCTTGTTGCAGCTTGGCCTTGATTTTACCGTAGATCCCAGCGGCAGTGAAGAAAGCATCCATTTACACCTGCCTCCTAATCTTATAGCAGTCACCCTGGCGGAAAATAAGGCAAAAGATGTCGCCCGGCGGCATAAAGATGGTCTTATCCTTGGCGCCGATACAATTGTTGTGATAGATGGCCTAATTCTGGGAAAACCCCGGGATAAAGAACAGGCCATGGAGATGCTTTCCCGCCTGAGCGGCCGGTGGCATTCGGTTTATACAGGCATAGCTTTAATAGATGCAAAAACCGGCGGGCAAATTAAAGATTATGAGGAAAGCAAAGTCAAATTTAAAAACCTTTCCCAAAGGGAGATAGAAAACTATATAAATACTGGTGAACCCCTTGATAAAGCTGGGGCTTATGGCATTCAGGGCAAGGGGTCGCTGCTGGTTGAGAAAATTGAGGGATGTTATTATAATATAGTGGGATTGCCTTTGTTCAAATTAAACACCCTACTTGCGGAATTTGGCATCGAAATACTTTAA
- a CDS encoding DUF4321 domain-containing protein has protein sequence MKRNYRSTALLVIILLVGLVIGGVLGQVLGKYVPLLAYGKSIGLSPTKLDMGIATMTFGFNINLNLAAAVGLIIGILLYQRM, from the coding sequence ATGAAACGAAATTATCGTAGCACTGCATTACTGGTTATAATATTACTGGTGGGTTTGGTAATAGGAGGCGTTTTGGGACAGGTTTTAGGAAAATATGTGCCCCTTCTTGCCTATGGTAAAAGCATCGGCCTTTCCCCCACAAAACTGGATATGGGCATTGCTACGATGACTTTTGGATTTAACATTAACCTTAATCTTGCGGCGGCTGTAGGGCTGATCATTGGTATACTTTTGTACCAGCGCATGTAG
- a CDS encoding Gx transporter family protein, with the protein MVKHQKIIYLSLLVTFGLVLHIIENMIPVPFPIPGAKLGLANIISLLAIVMYGVKEGLTVNILRCLIGALLTGSMSSLLYSLSGAVLSTLMMALFYKYFRKVFSLVGISIVGGVTHNIAQVTVASIILSTFGLYIYLPFLMVIGLFTGFFTGLAAFFISQNLFITLNKFNLPGEERIKR; encoded by the coding sequence TTGGTTAAACACCAGAAGATAATATATCTCTCCCTTCTTGTAACTTTCGGCCTTGTGCTTCACATCATAGAAAATATGATACCCGTGCCCTTTCCAATACCCGGTGCAAAACTTGGCCTTGCCAATATTATTTCACTTCTGGCCATAGTGATGTACGGCGTTAAAGAAGGACTAACGGTAAATATTCTCCGGTGCCTTATTGGGGCTCTGCTGACAGGTTCCATGTCAAGCCTTCTATACAGCCTATCAGGAGCTGTTCTGAGCACACTGATGATGGCCCTGTTTTATAAATATTTTAGAAAGGTCTTCAGTCTGGTGGGGATAAGCATCGTTGGCGGAGTTACACATAATATTGCCCAGGTAACAGTGGCAAGCATTATTCTTTCTACTTTTGGGCTTTACATCTACCTGCCGTTTTTGATGGTAATCGGTCTTTTTACCGGTTTTTTTACGGGCCTGGCGGCATTTTTTATAAGCCAGAACCTTTTTATTACGCTTAATAAATTCAATTTGCCGGGAGAGGAGAGGATAAAAAGATGA
- a CDS encoding NusG domain II-containing protein: MVTKGDKILIVFILISAVLIFAGFQAYGFGGGKTYAVIEVNGQPFQKISLGQGGPKLQVKVPGVLGESIVEVDKDKVRMLYSPCPDKDCERQGWASRPGQMLVCLPNRVVVKIQSDRAQNDLDAVSF, from the coding sequence ATGGTGACTAAAGGAGATAAAATCCTCATAGTCTTTATACTGATCAGCGCCGTTTTAATATTTGCAGGGTTTCAGGCTTACGGCTTCGGCGGTGGCAAGACTTATGCCGTCATAGAGGTAAATGGACAACCTTTTCAGAAAATATCCCTGGGCCAGGGTGGTCCAAAGCTGCAGGTTAAGGTACCAGGGGTCTTAGGGGAAAGCATAGTGGAAGTAGATAAGGATAAAGTGAGGATGCTTTATTCCCCGTGTCCCGACAAGGACTGCGAACGTCAGGGCTGGGCAAGCCGTCCCGGTCAGATGTTAGTTTGCCTGCCGAATAGAGTCGTGGTTAAAATTCAGAGCGACAGGGCTCAAAACGATCTAGATGCTGTAAGCTTTTAA
- the copZ gene encoding copper chaperone CopZ, which produces MFNNKKWRYDKMSHCCSHGPVRSDITLNVAGMSCAHCKKAVETSVGVLPGVSKVEAIVDQGKVNVSFDPSKINLDDIKKAIEDAGYDVQE; this is translated from the coding sequence ATGTTTAATAATAAGAAATGGAGGTATGATAAGATGTCTCATTGCTGCAGTCATGGTCCGGTTAGATCGGACATTACACTGAATGTGGCAGGCATGTCCTGCGCCCACTGCAAAAAAGCCGTGGAAACCTCGGTAGGAGTTTTGCCGGGGGTTTCTAAAGTAGAAGCCATAGTGGACCAGGGTAAGGTAAACGTATCCTTTGACCCTTCAAAGATAAACCTGGATGACATAAAGAAAGCTATCGAAGATGCGGGATACGATGTACAGGAGTAA
- a CDS encoding biotin transporter BioY → MQKETQTTSIAVREMPFIGLFAALTAVFSYIEVPLPFSPVPITAQTLAVMLAGSILTPGAALLSMVVFLLLGIIGLPVYAGGASGIGTFFGPTGGFLMSWPIAAFIMAHIMRRIKPGFMSILLVNILGGIIIIYAIGVLYLARVAHLTLPAALVAGALPFIPGDVIKALLSTTIALSIRKAFKNNFPMY, encoded by the coding sequence ATGCAAAAAGAAACTCAAACAACGTCCATTGCAGTTAGGGAAATGCCTTTTATCGGACTTTTTGCAGCACTGACTGCGGTTTTCAGCTATATTGAGGTCCCTCTGCCCTTTAGCCCTGTACCAATTACTGCCCAGACCCTGGCGGTGATGCTGGCGGGGAGCATACTCACTCCGGGGGCAGCCCTTTTGAGCATGGTGGTATTTTTGCTTCTGGGCATAATCGGCCTTCCGGTATATGCCGGAGGTGCCAGCGGTATCGGAACTTTCTTTGGACCCACCGGCGGGTTTCTAATGAGCTGGCCCATAGCCGCATTTATAATGGCCCATATAATGAGAAGAATTAAGCCGGGATTTATGTCAATTTTACTGGTCAACATTCTGGGTGGAATCATAATAATTTATGCCATAGGGGTTCTATACCTTGCCCGGGTGGCGCACCTGACATTGCCCGCTGCTCTTGTTGCCGGGGCACTGCCTTTCATACCGGGTGATGTAATAAAAGCATTGCTGTCTACTACCATAGCCCTTTCCATCAGAAAAGCCTTCAAAAATAATTTTCCAATGTACTAA
- a CDS encoding ThiF family adenylyltransferase yields MILPKEMIYRYMRHIIMPEISGPGQKKLLESCVAVFARSAKDAAPLMYYLVASGTGHIKYFFENNEDIEYLIKNWQDLNPDLLVEKVNFSLDTGKAYQNQDEKLSCRIVFGDIDFIKRMLDSMNLEFKDGSESMGNTYFIPTIFVLPSNWCGAIQNVRNPEGLICFFSLLNKLPFRLTAFENSPPFGRVFSRCLLGALAAIEFIKLCLNLGSISENLLYFDLLKMEFQKLNTNNVIAFLNGVSQPMLEKMVDDIQMKISDAKVLIVGTGGLGSPAAYALALAGVGTIGLVDGDSVEISNLNRQILHSTSRIGTPKVKSAEMFLKKLNPDVNIITFETLFTKSNAMEIIKYFDVVIDGVDNLPTRYLLNDACFFSGKPLAEAGVLRFDGLGMTIVPNEGHCYRCVFPKIPPAGSIPSCSEAGILGPVPGVMGFIEAAEAVKIITGVGETLKNRLIIFDALDMDFRVTDVRRDTNCPLCGQNPSIRDLTEYEITCKGDAL; encoded by the coding sequence GTGATACTTCCTAAAGAAATGATTTACAGGTATATGAGACATATTATCATGCCGGAGATCAGCGGTCCCGGTCAAAAGAAGCTGCTGGAATCCTGTGTGGCTGTATTTGCAAGGTCTGCTAAGGATGCTGCTCCCTTGATGTACTATCTGGTGGCATCCGGGACAGGGCATATCAAATATTTTTTTGAGAATAATGAAGACATTGAATACCTAATAAAAAATTGGCAGGATTTAAACCCGGATTTGCTTGTGGAAAAAGTGAATTTTTCTCTGGATACCGGCAAGGCTTATCAAAACCAGGATGAAAAACTTTCATGCCGGATAGTTTTTGGCGACATCGATTTTATAAAGCGCATGTTGGATTCCATGAATCTTGAATTTAAAGACGGTTCCGAATCCATGGGGAATACATATTTTATCCCTACAATTTTTGTATTGCCATCTAATTGGTGTGGAGCCATACAAAATGTGAGAAATCCGGAAGGCCTTATATGCTTTTTCAGCTTATTGAATAAACTGCCCTTTAGGCTAACTGCTTTTGAAAACAGCCCACCTTTTGGAAGAGTATTTTCCCGCTGTCTCCTGGGGGCTCTGGCTGCCATCGAATTCATAAAGCTATGTTTGAATCTGGGCAGTATATCGGAAAATCTACTTTATTTTGATCTTCTGAAAATGGAATTTCAAAAGCTCAATACTAATAATGTTATTGCTTTTTTAAATGGCGTCTCACAGCCCATGTTAGAAAAAATGGTGGATGATATACAAATGAAGATATCGGATGCCAAGGTACTCATTGTGGGCACCGGCGGCCTTGGCTCCCCTGCAGCTTATGCATTGGCACTGGCCGGGGTTGGCACTATAGGACTGGTGGACGGCGACAGCGTAGAAATCAGCAACCTGAACCGGCAGATCCTTCATTCCACTTCCCGCATAGGGACTCCCAAAGTAAAATCTGCAGAAATGTTTTTAAAGAAACTTAATCCCGATGTCAATATAATTACATTTGAAACCCTTTTTACAAAATCCAATGCCATGGAGATAATAAAGTACTTTGACGTGGTTATAGACGGTGTTGACAATCTTCCCACCCGGTACCTTTTAAATGATGCTTGCTTTTTTTCGGGAAAGCCGCTGGCCGAGGCCGGTGTGCTGAGGTTTGATGGCCTGGGCATGACCATAGTGCCGAATGAAGGCCACTGCTACCGCTGCGTTTTCCCGAAAATACCTCCCGCCGGCAGTATACCTTCTTGCTCCGAAGCCGGTATACTGGGGCCTGTTCCGGGAGTTATGGGATTTATCGAAGCCGCAGAAGCCGTGAAAATAATAACAGGTGTTGGAGAGACTTTAAAAAATAGACTTATAATCTTTGATGCGCTGGATATGGATTTTAGAGTCACCGATGTCAGAAGGGATACCAACTGTCCTCTCTGCGGACAAAATCCTTCAATAAGAGATCTTACGGAATATGAAATAACATGCAAAGGAGATGCTCTATGA
- the cysK gene encoding cysteine synthase A produces MNNKLNKINDSILDLIGQTPMVKLSRMSPEGGAVIAAKLESFNPGGSVKDRIALNMIKAAEEKGILKPGATLVESTSGNTGIGLAMVCAVKGYRLILVMPSSMSIERRKLLKAYGADFVLTPPELGMKGAMDKAMELVEQHKDYFMPQQFENPANPAIHELTTAREILEQTGGKLNAFVAGVGTGGTITGVARVLKKEVPGIKIIAVEPQASPVLSGGKPSPHKIQGIGAGFVPKIMDLSLVDEIITVGNEEAFETARKLATTEGILAGISSGAATFAAQNVAKTLKPGDLVVTVLPDTGERYLSVEDLFYEE; encoded by the coding sequence ATGAACAACAAACTAAACAAAATCAATGATTCCATTCTGGACCTTATAGGTCAAACCCCCATGGTAAAACTTTCCCGCATGTCTCCGGAAGGGGGAGCTGTCATAGCCGCAAAGCTGGAATCCTTTAATCCCGGCGGAAGCGTCAAAGACCGTATAGCTTTAAACATGATAAAAGCTGCAGAAGAAAAGGGTATATTGAAGCCGGGGGCCACGTTAGTGGAATCCACCAGCGGAAACACGGGCATAGGCCTTGCCATGGTGTGCGCCGTAAAGGGCTACCGGCTTATTCTTGTGATGCCTTCATCCATGAGTATAGAGCGGCGCAAGCTCCTCAAAGCTTATGGCGCCGATTTCGTGCTTACGCCTCCGGAGTTAGGTATGAAGGGTGCCATGGATAAAGCCATGGAATTAGTAGAACAGCATAAGGATTATTTCATGCCCCAGCAGTTTGAAAACCCCGCAAATCCGGCCATTCATGAGTTGACCACCGCCAGGGAAATATTGGAGCAGACAGGAGGAAAGCTTAATGCCTTCGTAGCCGGTGTAGGGACAGGAGGAACTATAACCGGTGTCGCCAGAGTCTTAAAAAAGGAAGTTCCCGGCATAAAAATTATTGCGGTGGAACCTCAAGCTTCCCCGGTGCTTTCCGGTGGAAAACCAAGTCCTCACAAGATTCAGGGCATCGGTGCCGGATTCGTGCCGAAGATCATGGACCTTTCATTGGTGGATGAGATCATCACCGTCGGCAATGAAGAAGCCTTTGAAACGGCCCGAAAACTTGCCACCACTGAAGGCATCCTGGCCGGCATTTCCTCCGGAGCCGCTACCTTCGCAGCCCAAAACGTTGCAAAAACCCTGAAACCTGGCGATCTGGTGGTAACGGTGCTTCCGGATACGGGGGAAAGATATCTGAGTGTGGAGGACTTGTTCTACGAAGAATGA
- a CDS encoding ABC transporter ATP-binding protein: MKSFKPLVPFLKRHLGSYVLGVLFLMLVDAIQLIPPHLLGKATDDLKNGLMTPKLLGLYAAAIIGLALAVACGRFLWRMNLIGASRKLEMDLRNHLFNKLLELSPGYYDNKEIPEIQDEDPIKINSLEGHITIKNLTFRYKKELKPVLSDINIDLKPGQTLGVTGRTGSGKTTLARLLLRQYPVPTNSIFFDGIGINDIPLKTLRENIGFVPQDSFLFSDTLSGNIGFAGNFPDEEIIKAAKLSAIDKEIRDFPKGYSTIVGERGVTLSGGQKQRISIARALIKNPRILILDDCLSAVDASTEEKILMNLKSYLSGRTSIIISHRISAIKDCDEIIVLEQGKIFERGNHEQLLEKGGIYAQMYRHQLLEENLLKEA; encoded by the coding sequence TTGAAAAGTTTTAAGCCGCTAGTTCCATTTTTAAAAAGGCACCTTGGAAGTTATGTTCTGGGAGTGCTTTTTCTTATGCTGGTCGATGCTATCCAGCTCATACCGCCGCATCTTCTGGGAAAAGCCACCGATGACTTGAAAAATGGCTTAATGACTCCAAAACTCCTGGGACTTTACGCCGCAGCTATTATCGGATTAGCCCTGGCAGTGGCCTGCGGCCGATTCCTCTGGCGCATGAACCTCATAGGAGCTTCCAGAAAATTGGAGATGGACCTTAGAAACCACCTTTTCAATAAATTACTGGAACTTTCGCCGGGGTATTACGACAACAAAGAGATACCTGAGATACAGGATGAAGATCCTATTAAAATAAATTCTCTTGAAGGACATATAACCATAAAAAATCTCACTTTTAGATATAAAAAAGAACTAAAACCTGTCCTTTCAGATATAAATATTGATTTAAAACCCGGTCAAACTTTAGGGGTTACTGGCCGGACCGGCAGCGGCAAGACTACCCTTGCAAGATTATTGCTTCGTCAGTATCCCGTACCAACCAATAGTATATTTTTTGATGGCATCGGCATAAATGATATTCCTCTTAAGACTCTTAGGGAAAATATAGGGTTTGTACCTCAAGACAGCTTCCTGTTTTCAGATACATTATCAGGAAATATAGGTTTTGCAGGAAATTTTCCCGATGAAGAAATAATAAAAGCGGCGAAACTTTCCGCCATTGATAAAGAAATAAGGGATTTCCCAAAGGGTTACTCCACCATCGTGGGCGAAAGGGGCGTCACCCTTTCCGGAGGCCAGAAGCAGCGCATATCCATCGCCAGGGCATTAATAAAAAATCCTAGAATACTGATATTGGACGATTGCCTTTCAGCAGTGGATGCAAGTACCGAAGAAAAGATCCTCATGAACCTAAAATCATATCTTTCAGGGCGCACCAGCATCATTATTTCCCACCGTATTTCCGCCATAAAAGATTGTGATGAAATAATCGTGCTAGAACAAGGCAAAATCTTTGAACGGGGTAACCATGAACAACTTTTAGAAAAGGGCGGTATCTATGCTCAAATGTACCGCCACCAGTTATTGGAAGAAAACTTGCTCAAGGAAGCCTGA
- a CDS encoding spore coat associated protein CotJA produces the protein MGNMDDMNRNYHMDMKLAEAYVPMQIYGDTFDLRTALNYGTLFPELYRPYPRRPAA, from the coding sequence ATGGGCAACATGGATGATATGAATAGAAATTATCACATGGATATGAAACTGGCCGAGGCCTATGTGCCCATGCAGATATATGGTGATACCTTTGATTTGAGGACTGCCTTGAACTACGGCACCCTTTTCCCGGAACTCTACAGGCCTTATCCGAGAAGGCCCGCCGCGTAA
- a CDS encoding spore coat protein CotJB has translation MPNTDMVEMIKEIQAVDFAVYELALFLDTHPDDRQALDDHNKLARRSYQLKANYEEKYGPLRLDSLSQYPYQYINEPWPWEIVY, from the coding sequence ATGCCTAACACCGACATGGTGGAAATGATAAAAGAAATACAGGCTGTGGATTTTGCGGTCTATGAACTCGCCCTTTTCCTGGACACTCATCCTGATGACCGCCAGGCTTTAGATGACCACAACAAACTGGCAAGAAGATCATACCAGTTAAAGGCTAATTATGAAGAAAAATATGGGCCGCTACGGCTTGACTCCCTTTCCCAGTATCCGTACCAATATATCAATGAACCATGGCCCTGGGAAATAGTTTATTAA
- a CDS encoding manganese catalase family protein, whose amino-acid sequence MWYYEKKLEYPANVSRTDMAMAKYLFAQYGGPDSELSAAVRYLTQRYTMPIPQAKAVLTDIGTEELAHWEIIGTLIYKLTDGATPEQLRRAGMGDHYAQHDNAPYPHDAAGVPWTAAYIQATGDPIADLHEDLAAEQKARTAYEHLINLTDDAGVIATLSFLREREVVHFQRFGETLMLVREYMNNKHIF is encoded by the coding sequence ATGTGGTATTATGAAAAAAAGTTGGAATACCCGGCCAATGTCTCCAGGACAGATATGGCTATGGCAAAATACCTTTTTGCCCAGTATGGCGGCCCTGACAGCGAACTTTCGGCTGCAGTGAGGTATCTCACCCAGCGCTATACCATGCCTATCCCCCAGGCAAAGGCCGTTTTAACCGATATAGGCACCGAAGAGCTTGCCCACTGGGAAATTATAGGAACATTGATATATAAACTTACCGATGGAGCAACACCAGAACAACTCCGCCGGGCCGGTATGGGCGACCACTATGCCCAGCACGATAATGCTCCGTATCCCCATGATGCAGCCGGTGTCCCATGGACCGCCGCATATATCCAGGCTACCGGGGACCCCATAGCCGACCTGCATGAAGATCTGGCCGCTGAACAAAAGGCTCGCACCGCCTACGAACACCTGATAAATTTAACCGACGATGCCGGTGTCATAGCTACACTATCCTTCCTGCGCGAACGGGAAGTGGTCCATTTCCAGAGGTTCGGGGAAACTCTCATGCTGGTAAGGGAATATATGAACAACAAGCATATATTTTGA
- a CDS encoding sensor histidine kinase has product MIKNLKTRITLLILGGTLFAIILVSVITNINLFGSFNAYMKNEQKNRINEILELIKNTYSLENAWTESNLKNIQFSPLIKEFDVVIRTLDGKIVFAHPMEYDMMDMHKQMMGWMKNHMMDGNTELSGYVSEKYDLVVKGKSIGSVEIGYVGPFTISEREIKFSRQINTSIIYAAVIAVMASVALGIYSSRIMSNPILKITDAANQIRKGNLDIQVKVPTGVTELKQLSESINHLARSLSEQEKLRKRLTQDISHELRTPLTILQSHIEAISDGIWEPTPEKLAICKNEVERLTKLVEQLKDLTDIENHIIAQKIERYNLSESIMQILEAFTLEFKEKDIKLVTNITQNVYIYGDKDKIGRAIINIISNALKYTNPGGSVYVSLNDAKNDIKIIIEDTGIGIDQKDLPYIFERFYRTDESRSRKTGGTGIGLSIAKSLIEAHGGRITVESQKGRGTRFTVVLPKNA; this is encoded by the coding sequence ATGATAAAAAATTTAAAGACAAGGATTACGCTGTTAATTTTGGGCGGCACTCTTTTTGCTATAATACTGGTCAGCGTAATCACCAATATAAATCTATTCGGTAGCTTTAATGCCTATATGAAAAATGAACAAAAAAACAGGATCAATGAGATCTTAGAGCTTATAAAAAATACCTATAGTCTGGAAAATGCGTGGACAGAATCTAACCTTAAAAATATACAGTTTTCACCCCTAATAAAGGAGTTTGACGTGGTTATAAGGACACTTGATGGAAAGATAGTTTTTGCACATCCAATGGAGTATGACATGATGGATATGCACAAGCAAATGATGGGATGGATGAAAAACCACATGATGGATGGAAATACCGAGCTCAGCGGTTATGTATCGGAAAAATATGATTTGGTGGTAAAGGGTAAAAGTATCGGTAGTGTTGAAATCGGATATGTAGGGCCTTTTACGATATCCGAGAGGGAAATAAAGTTTTCAAGGCAGATAAATACTTCGATTATCTATGCCGCTGTAATTGCCGTAATGGCATCGGTGGCCCTAGGAATTTATTCTTCAAGAATTATGTCTAATCCCATTTTAAAAATCACCGATGCAGCCAACCAAATAAGGAAAGGAAATTTAGACATACAAGTGAAAGTGCCTACAGGTGTTACGGAACTTAAGCAGCTTTCCGAGTCCATAAATCACCTGGCCAGGTCCCTGAGCGAACAGGAAAAGTTAAGAAAAAGATTGACTCAGGATATTTCTCATGAGCTCCGGACTCCCTTGACCATTTTACAAAGCCATATAGAAGCCATCAGCGACGGAATATGGGAACCCACCCCGGAGAAACTTGCCATTTGCAAAAATGAAGTCGAAAGACTCACAAAACTCGTAGAACAGCTCAAGGACCTTACCGATATAGAAAATCATATAATTGCGCAAAAGATAGAAAGATACAATTTATCAGAGTCAATAATGCAGATTTTAGAAGCTTTTACACTAGAGTTTAAAGAAAAGGACATAAAGCTTGTCACAAATATAACACAAAATGTATATATCTATGGAGATAAAGACAAAATAGGTCGAGCTATAATCAATATCATTTCAAATGCCTTAAAATATACCAATCCAGGGGGCTCTGTGTATGTCTCATTAAATGATGCGAAAAATGATATTAAAATTATAATAGAGGATACCGGTATAGGCATAGACCAAAAAGATCTTCCATACATTTTCGAAAGGTTTTATAGAACCGATGAATCAAGAAGTAGAAAAACGGGAGGAACGGGCATCGGTTTGAGTATCGCAAAATCCCTTATAGAAGCCCATGGCGGAAGGATAACTGTAGAAAGTCAGAAAGGCAGGGGTACCAGGTTTACAGTTGTTTTACCTAAAAATGCATAA
- a CDS encoding response regulator transcription factor, whose translation MMLNILVVDDEENIVDVLKAYLEKEGYRVFTAYGGKEALDILNKERIDFIVLDLMLPDISGEQVCKKIRVRSQVPILMLTAKAEESNKINGLGLGADDYMVKPFSPRELVARVKAILRRLDREQTIKADIIEFNDGKLLIDKEKMQVKNNNILVDLTPTEYKLLLVLAQNPGKVFTREELIEKVLGYDYEGFDRTIDAHIKNIRHKLQDYENELITTVYGVGYKFMENQ comes from the coding sequence ATGATGCTTAATATTCTTGTGGTGGATGATGAAGAAAACATAGTCGACGTGTTAAAGGCTTATCTGGAAAAGGAAGGATACAGGGTTTTTACTGCATATGGAGGGAAAGAAGCTCTTGATATTTTAAATAAGGAACGCATCGATTTTATAGTGCTTGACCTAATGCTTCCCGATATTTCCGGAGAGCAGGTATGCAAGAAAATCCGGGTGAGGTCCCAGGTCCCCATCCTCATGCTTACTGCAAAGGCAGAGGAATCTAATAAAATAAACGGATTGGGGCTTGGAGCTGATGATTACATGGTAAAACCCTTCAGTCCCAGGGAACTGGTGGCCAGGGTCAAGGCCATATTGCGCAGGCTTGATAGGGAACAGACCATAAAAGCCGATATTATCGAATTTAATGATGGGAAATTGTTGATCGATAAAGAAAAAATGCAGGTAAAAAATAATAATATCCTGGTGGACCTGACGCCTACAGAATATAAACTCTTGCTGGTGTTAGCCCAGAATCCTGGGAAGGTCTTTACCAGAGAGGAGCTGATAGAAAAAGTTCTGGGATATGATTATGAAGGGTTTGACAGGACTATAGACGCCCATATCAAGAATATAAGGCATAAGCTGCAGGATTATGAAAATGAACTTATAACCACGGTATACGGTGTGGGTTATAAATTTATGGAAAACCAATGA